One Eubalaena glacialis isolate mEubGla1 chromosome 11, mEubGla1.1.hap2.+ XY, whole genome shotgun sequence DNA segment encodes these proteins:
- the KRT3 gene encoding LOW QUALITY PROTEIN: keratin, type II cytoskeletal 3 (The sequence of the model RefSeq protein was modified relative to this genomic sequence to represent the inferred CDS: deleted 1 base in 1 codon), translated as MSRQVCKTPGGGNQGFPVCPAVVSGSRRMSCVACSGGAGGGACGFRGGAGGFDSRSLYNLGGNKSISISVAGGSRAGGFGGGRSSCVSGFGGGYGGGFSGGRGMGDGFGGAGGFGGVGGFGPGGFPGGIQEVTVNQSLLQPLNVEIDPQIGQVKVQEREQIKTLNNKFASFTDKVRSLERQNKVLGTKWDSLQQQGTRSITGTNKLEPLFEDYINSLWSYLDGILGERSCLDSELRNMQDLVEDFKKKYEDEINRRTAAENEFVILKKNVDAAYMNKVELQAKADALMNEINFWMMLYDMELSQMQSHVSDMSVVLSMDNHRCLDLDSIIAEVKAQYEEITQRRKAEAEALYQTKLVELQTTAGKHGDDLKGPKSEISKLNRMIKRLRAEVQNVKKKGNAKLQTAIAEAEQCGEMALKDANAKLQELQAALQQAKDDLAWLLRDYQELMNVKLALDVEIATYRKLLEGEESRMSGECQSAVSISVLSSSNTTSASAGGFGGRYGGGSRFGSSSGGRFGVSGGGFSSGSNRGGSVKVSQSSQRSSR; from the exons ATGAGCAGACAAGTCTGCAAGACACCCGGTGGCGGGAACCAGGGCTTCCCCGTCTGCCCCGCTGTGGTCTCCGGCAGCAGGAGAATGAGCTGTGTGGCTTGCTCTGGGGGAGCCGGCGGAGGGGCCTGTGGGTTCCGAGGCGGAGCAGGAGGCTTTGACAGTCGCAGCCTCTACAACCTGGGTGGCAACAAGAGCATCTCCATCAGCGTGGCTGGTGGCTCCCGGGCTGGGGGCTTTGGGGGAGGGCGCAGCAGCTGTGTCAGTGGCTTTGGGGGTGGCTATGGAGGTGGCTTCAGTGGTGGCAGAGGAATGGGAGATGGTTTTGGAGGAGCTGGTGGCTTTGGTGGAGTTGGTGGCTTTGGCCCGGGTGGCTTCCCTGGGGGAATCCAGGAAGTGACTGTCAACCAGAGCCTCCTGCAGCCCCTCAATGTGGAGATTGACCCCCAGATTGGGCAAGTAAAGGTCCAGGAGCGAGAGCAGATCAAGACCCTCAAC AACAAGTTTGCCTCCTTCACTGACAAG GTGCGGTCCCTGGAGCGGCAGAACAAGGTCCTGGGAACCAAGTGGGACTCGCTGCAGCAGCAGGGCACACGTTCCATCACAGGCACCAACAAACTCGAGCCCCTTTTTGAGGACTACATCAACTCTCTGTGGAGCTACCTGGACGGCATCCTGGGGGAGAGAAGCTGCCTCGATTCAGAGCTGAGGAACATGCAGGACCTGGTGGAGGACTTCAAGAAGAA ATATGAGGATGAGATCAATAGGCGTACAGCTGCTGAGAATGAATTTGTGATCCTGAAGAAG AACGTGGACGCTGCCTACATGAACAAGGTGGAGCTTCAGGCCAAGGCGGATGCCTTAATGAATGAGATCAATTTCTGGATGATGCTCTATGATATG GAATTGTCCCAGATGCAGAGCCACGTCAGCGACATGTCTGTGGTTCTCTCCATGGACAACCACCGCTGCCTGGACCTGGACAGCATCATTGCCGAGGTCAAGGCCCAGTACGAGGAGATCACCCAGAGGAGgaaggccgaggccgaggccctGTACCAGACCAAG TTGGTCGAGCTGCAGACCACGGCCGGCAAGCATGGGGATGACCTGAAGGGCCCCAAGAGTGAGATCTCGAAGCTCAACCGGATGATCAAGAGGCTGCGGGCTGAGGTCCAGAATGTCAAGAAAAAGGGG AACGCTAAACTGCAGACGGCCATTGCCGAAGCTGAGCAGTGTGGGGAGATGGCCCTCAAGGATGCCAATGCCAAACTCCAAGAGCTGCAGGCTGCCCTACAGCAGGCCAAGGATGACCTGGCCTGGCTGCTGCGCGACTACCAGGAGCTGATGAACGTCAAGCTGGCCCTGGATGTGGAGATCGCCACCTACCGCAAGCTGCTGGAGGGCGAGGAGAGCCG GATGTCTGGAGAGTGCCAGAGTGCTGTCAGCATCT CTGTGCTCAGCAGCAGCAACACGACCTCAGCCTCAGCGGGGGGCTTCGGAGGCAGATACGGCGGCGGCAGCAGATTTGGCTCCAGCTCCGGGGGTCGCTTCGGAGTCAGTGGCGGAGGCTTCAGCTCAGGCAGCAACCGTGGCGGCAGCGTCAAGGTCTCCCAGTCCTCCCAGCGCAGCTCCAGATAA